One stretch of Microvirga lotononidis DNA includes these proteins:
- a CDS encoding HlyD family type I secretion periplasmic adaptor subunit, with product MMSKTATPAINGEILPASIDRGILPRASRQPRPDGHVLALEELRVKGLERAVVLGTGILVAAGMSWAALTRVPEVAVGTGEIAPMVAAAPVQHLEGGIVAEVLVNEGEAVEAGQPLLRMNDAVAQSELSQARHRLESLQLQAQRLAAAADGHIVALDLRGRQSPSAGIVASAGGDAQAVAPLTSGIFVEPQRAALNSRLRALADRVAVLQEQVAQRRSDLLTLAGQISSVQEQMTLHSKELGIREDLASNGLTTRLSVLEAQRLFMSAKAEHERLNGQRVTAQRSLAEAEARIAEAQSAAVDEARQEAARVALDVAETTELVRKLEDRAERVMLRAPIDGVVRGLAVHRPGTVLPPGGLVAEIMPQDAQLVADVRLLPRDIGFIEVGQQVHVKVQAFDYARFGSVEGRVERVSAGTFLDEQRQPHYRARIALKQPYVGHDPRHAQLVAGMTVQADITTGTKTVLQYLLKPIYSAMAASFHER from the coding sequence ATGATGAGCAAGACCGCGACACCTGCCATCAACGGCGAGATCCTGCCAGCAAGCATCGACAGGGGCATTCTACCCCGGGCCAGCCGCCAACCACGTCCCGATGGTCATGTGCTGGCCCTCGAAGAGCTGCGCGTGAAGGGGCTGGAACGGGCGGTCGTGCTTGGCACCGGAATTCTCGTGGCTGCCGGCATGTCCTGGGCTGCCCTGACCCGTGTGCCCGAAGTGGCAGTCGGCACGGGTGAAATCGCCCCGATGGTTGCAGCCGCGCCGGTCCAGCATCTCGAAGGCGGCATCGTCGCCGAGGTGCTGGTGAACGAGGGCGAGGCGGTCGAGGCGGGACAGCCGCTCTTGCGCATGAACGACGCCGTGGCGCAATCGGAGCTGTCGCAGGCCCGGCACCGGCTGGAATCCCTGCAGCTTCAGGCGCAGCGCCTTGCGGCCGCTGCAGACGGTCACATCGTGGCGCTCGACCTTCGCGGACGCCAATCGCCTTCGGCCGGAATCGTTGCCAGCGCCGGAGGAGACGCGCAGGCCGTGGCGCCGCTGACCTCAGGCATCTTCGTCGAGCCGCAACGTGCCGCCTTGAACTCGCGCTTGCGAGCCCTGGCGGACCGGGTCGCGGTTCTGCAGGAGCAGGTCGCGCAGCGTCGGAGCGATCTCTTGACCCTCGCAGGGCAGATTTCCTCCGTTCAGGAGCAGATGACCCTGCATTCCAAGGAGCTCGGCATCAGGGAAGACCTCGCCAGCAACGGCCTCACGACCCGCCTTTCCGTGCTGGAGGCCCAGCGGCTCTTCATGAGCGCGAAGGCCGAGCATGAGCGGCTCAACGGCCAGCGTGTGACGGCGCAGCGCAGCCTTGCCGAGGCGGAAGCCCGCATCGCGGAGGCGCAATCGGCCGCGGTGGACGAGGCACGCCAGGAAGCGGCGCGAGTCGCCCTCGATGTCGCGGAGACGACCGAACTCGTCCGCAAGCTCGAAGATCGTGCGGAGCGTGTCATGCTGCGCGCGCCGATCGACGGCGTCGTGCGCGGGCTCGCGGTTCATCGACCCGGAACGGTTCTGCCGCCGGGTGGCCTCGTGGCCGAAATCATGCCGCAGGACGCGCAGCTCGTGGCCGATGTCCGGCTCCTGCCCCGCGATATCGGTTTCATCGAGGTCGGTCAGCAGGTGCACGTAAAAGTGCAGGCCTTCGACTACGCCCGCTTCGGATCCGTGGAGGGCAGGGTTGAGCGCGTGTCGGCCGGCACCTTCCTCGACGAGCAGCGGCAGCCGCATTACCGCGCGCGCATCGCGCTCAAACAGCCCTATGTCGGTCACGATCCGCGCCACGCGCAGCTCGTGGCCGGCATGACCGTCCAGGCCGACATCACGACCGGCACCAAGACGGTGCTGCAATACCTGCTGAAGCCGATCTATTCGGCCATGGCCGCATCCTTCCACGAACGCTGA